In the Gossypium raimondii isolate GPD5lz chromosome 9, ASM2569854v1, whole genome shotgun sequence genome, one interval contains:
- the LOC105800443 gene encoding probable dolichyl pyrophosphate Man9GlcNAc2 alpha-1,3-glucosyltransferase: MKKKGEMKKVKKVKDKVNDGQYDDPWWWLVQEGIRPSFLCISLFALLVRVAVGLHPYSGARTPPKFGDYEAQRHWMEITLNLPPKDWYRNSSVNDLSYWGLDYPPLTAYQSYVHGVFLKTFDPDSVALFTSRGYESYLGKLLMRWTVLSSDVLIFFPAVLYFVLVYRSMRFGMGQNSDVAWHIAMILLNPCLILIDHGHFQYNCISLGLTIAAIAAALSQKDLVASVLYCLALNHKQMSAYFAPAFFGYLLGKCLRKKNPLLEVTKLGLMVIGTFAVVWWPYLQSKDAALAVLSRLAPFERGIYEDYVANFWCTSSVLVKWKKLYSTQSLRIFSLAATLITCLPSMVQQILAPSSKGFLYALLNTSFSFYLFSFQVHEKSILLPLLPLTLLALEESRSILWLTHFAMFSMFPLLHRDKLVLAYMALYALFILVYFAPCGPSGRCHGTKTLDNTQKTKRSVDFITSITFHPLLMGFLGLCSLILHVIYLTMHPPNKYPFLFEAVIMLICFSQFVLFTFYFNSKQWMLSKHLTSKDKQKKLI, from the exons ATGAAGAAAAAAGGAGAaatgaaaaaagttaaaaaggttAAAGATAAGGTCAACGATGGTCAATATGATGATCCTTGGTGGTGGTTAGTTCAAGAAGGGATCAGACCCTCCTTCCTTTGTATATCCCTTTTCGCGCTATTGGTACGCGTCGCCGTTGGTCTTCACCCATATTCCGGTGCCCGTACTCCTCCCAAGTTCGGTGATTATGAGGCGCAGAGGCATTGGATGGAGATCACTCTTAATCTTCCACCAAAAGATTGGTATCGCAACAGTAGTGTTAACGATCTTTCTTATTGGGGTCTTGATTATCCGCCATTAACTGCTTACCAGAGTTACGTTCATGGGGTTTTCCTTAAAACCTTCGATCCCGACTCCGTTGCACTCTTCACTTCACGAGGCTATGAATCTTATCTTGG GAAATTGCTAATGAGATGGACTGTTTTATCTTCTGATGTGCTGATATTCTTCCCGGCAGTTCTTTATTTTGTGTTGGTGTATCGTTCGATGCGGTTTGGCATGGGCCAAAACAGCGATGTAGCTTGGCACATTGCAATGATTCTACTGAACCCATGCCTGATCTTAATCGATCACGGTCATTTTCAG TACAATTGTATCAGCTTGGGTCTTACCATAGCTGCCATTGCTGCAGCACTCTCTCAAAAGGATCTTGTGGCTTCCGTGCTATATTGTCTTGCTCTCAACCATAAACAG ATGAGTGCATATTTTGCACCCGCCTTTTTTGGCTATCTATTGGGTAAATGCCTGAGGAAAAAGAATCCACTGCTCGAGGTGACAAAACTGGGATTGATGGTTATAGGAACATTTGCTGTCGTCTGGTGGCCATATCTTCAGTCGAAAGATGCTGCTTTGGCT GTTCTATCTCGTCTTGCACCATTTGAGAGAGGGATATACGAGGATTACGTGGCTAATTTTTGGTGTACCAGTTCAGTGCTTGTGAAATGGAAAAAGTTATATTCTACACAATCATTGAGGATTTTTAGCCTTGCTGCAACCCTTATAACATGTCTACCCTCAATGGTTCAACAAATCCTTGCTCCGAGCAGTAAGGGTTTTCTCTATGCGTTGCTTAATACTTCTTTCTCGTTCTACTTGTTCTCATTTCAAG TGCATGAGAAATCTATTCTACTTCCGCTTCTGCCTCTTACCCTATTAGCCCTGGAAGAAAGTCGCTCAATATTGTGGTTAACACACTTCGCCATGTTCTCTATGTTTCCTCTTCTACACCGGGACAAACTGGTTCTAGCGTATATGGCTCTTTATGCTCTCTTTATCCTTGTGTATTTTGCACCCTGTGGGCCAAGTGGAAGATGCCACGGCACCAAGACTCTCGACAATACCCAAAAGACCAAGAGAAGTGTGGATTTCATTACTTCCATTACTTTCCACCCGCTTCTAATGGGCTTTCTTGGTTTGTGCTCTCTGATTCTGCATGTTATTTACCTAACCATGCATCCTCCAAATAAGTATCCTTTCCTTTTCGAAGCAGTGATCATGCTTATCTGCTTCTCTCAGTTTGTCTTgtttactttttacttcaattcaaAGCAATGGATGTTATCTAAACACCTAACATCAAAAGATAAACAAAAGAAGCTTATTTGA
- the LOC105800444 gene encoding 60S ribosomal protein L38, producing the protein MPKQIHEIKDFLLTARRKDARSVKIKKSKDVVKFKVRCSKYLYTLCVSDAEKADKLKQSLPPGLSVQDL; encoded by the exons ATG CCTAAGCAAATTCATGAGATCAAGGACTTCCTTCTCACTGCTAGAAGGAAAGATGCTCGCTCGGTAAAGATCAAGAAGAGCAAAGATGTAGTGAAGTTTAAGGTCCGTTGCTCCAAGTACTTGTACACACTTTGTGTGTCTGATGCTGAGAAAGCCGACAAGTTGAAGCAGTCCCTTCCTCCAG GTTTGAGTGTCCAAGATCTGTGA
- the LOC105800445 gene encoding uncharacterized protein LOC105800445 — MAYPPGNHQQEANHAPSSFNGVHLNNGKPIPETWCPGLKHNPGISMDWTLEEQAILENGLQKHALEPSVTRYAKIALELQNKTVRDVALRYKWMTKKENSKRRKEGLNLARKIKDKRERVYLSGNHTHFAAQPNLPPYPTPMIPVDFNDGISYTAIGGVTGELLEQNAQALNRISENIAALQLQENIGLFCQTRENILKIINVLNDMPDAMRQMPQLRERIRDKMFNFLLSPSPHPMQL, encoded by the exons ATGGCGTACCCACCGGGGAACCATCAACAAGAAGCGAATCACGCGCCGTCTTCTTTCAATGGAGTTCACTTGAATAACGGGAAACCTATACCCGAGACTTGGTGTCCCGGTTTGAAGCATAACCCTGGTATTTCCATGGATTGGACATTAGAAGAGCAAGCAATACTCGAAAATGGGTTACAAAA ACATGCATTAGAACCGAGTGTAACTCGTTACGCAAAGATAGCCCTGGAGTTACAGAATAAGACAGTACGGGATGTGGCTTTGCGTTACAAATGGATGACT aaaaaggaaaatagcaAGAGAAGGAAGGAAGGACTCAATTTAGCCAGAAAAATTAAAGACAAGAGG GAAAGAGTTTATCTTTCTGGAAATCATACTCATTTTGCTGCTCAACCTAATCTTCCCCCATATCCAACCCCAATGATTCCTGTGGACTTTAATGATGGTATTTCATACACAG CCATTGGCGGGGTGACAGGAGAACTTCTGGAGCAGAATGCTCAAGCCTTAAATCGGATATCTGAAAATATTGCGGCTCTTCAG TTACAGGAAAATATCGGTCTCTTCTGCCAAACTCGTGAAAATATTCTCAAAATCATAAATGT ATTGAATGACATGCCGGACGCAATGAGGCAGATGCCACAACTTCGGGAGAGAATAAGGGACAAGATGTTCAACTTCCTCCTTTCTCCTTCACCCCATCCTATGCAGTTGTGA
- the LOC105800442 gene encoding probable hydroxyacylglutathione hydrolase 2, chloroplastic, translating to MQMLCKASSAVASFPCSRVRSGQCLWPGMRQLCLRKGLVYGFMRFLSTPFKTLRGASRSLRVAEFCSVSNMSSSLQIELVPCLRDNYAYLLHDADTGTVGVVDPSEAVPIIDALSRKNWNLTYILNTHHHHDHTGGNAVLKARYGAKVIGSGIDKDRIPGIDIVLKDGDKWMFAGHEVRVIETPGHTRGHISFYFTGSGAIFTGDTLFSLSCGKLFEGTPEQMHSSLQRIMSLPDGTNVYCGHEYTLSNSKFALSIEPKNEALRSYAAHVAQLRNKGLPTIPTTLKTEKACNPFLRTSSTEIRQALDIPATMNEAEALGVIRRAKDNF from the exons ATGCAAATGCTCTGTAAAGCTTCTTCTGCTGTCGCCTCCTTTCCTTGTTCCAGG GTGAGGAGTGGACAGTGTTTGTGGCCAGGCATGAGACAGCTTTGCCTTAGGAAGGGTCTTGTGTATGGCTTTATGCGGTTTTTATCAACACCCTTCAAAACCTTGCGTGGAGCAAGTCGGTCTCTTAGGGTTGCAGAGTTTTGCAGTGTTTCAAACATGTCTTCCTCTTTACAAATTGAACTG GTACCATGTCTCAGAGACAATTATGCATATCTTTTACATGATGCGGACACAGGCACTGTTGGAGTTGTTGATCCTTCAGAAGCTGTGCCAATTATTGATGCTTTGAGTCGGAAAAACTGGAATTTGACTTATATATTGAATACCCACCACCATCATGATCACACTGGTGGGAACGCAGTGTTAAAAGCAAGATATGGTGCAAAG GTGATTGGTTCAGGAATAGACAAAGATAGGATTCCTGGAATCGATATTGTTCTAAAAGATGGGGACAAGTGGATGTTTGCAGGTCATGAGGTGCGCGTTATTGAAACTCCTGGCCATACCCGAG GCCATATTAGCTTCTATTTTACGGGTTCTGGAGCAATATTTACTGGAGACACTTTATTCAGCTTATCATGTGGCAAGCTTTTTGAAGGAACTCCAGAGCAG ATGCATTCTTCCCTTCAGAGGATCATGTCTTTGCCTGATGGTACAAATGTATATTGTGGTCATGAATATACTTTG AGTAATTCAAAATTTGCATTATCTATAGAACCCAAGAACGAGGCGCTTAGGTCGTATGCGGCCCATGTAGCTCAACTTCGCAATAAAGGATTGCCTACG ATTCCGACTACGTTAAAGACAGAGAAGGCATGCAATCCCTTCCTTCGGACGTCAAGTACAGAAATCCGGCAGGCATTAGATATTCCAGCCACCATGAATGAAGCAGAAGCCTTGGGTGTCATCCGTCGAGCAAAGGACAATTTCTAG